The following nucleotide sequence is from Glycine max cultivar Williams 82 chromosome 9, Glycine_max_v4.0, whole genome shotgun sequence.
aaAGGCCTAAATCCCCTTCTTTTTTCAGAGAACAAACTATTGACCAAGCAACCAAGGACTTGTTTTTGTCAATATGCGCTTtgtcctacaaaaaattacgacaCGAAACATTGATTCAATTCAGAACAGATTGCGGCAAAGGAAAAATCCCCATCCAGAAATTCACAATtccttgaataattttttttaatagagaatGAATGTGACGTAATTAGGTGTATGATTTAAGAATAAGATTgaccaatcaaaattttacTGCTGCAAATATTGCTCTAACCTAGAGTAGAAGATTTGCTCCCGGGAACTTCATTATGTTTAACTCATTTTGTGGTAAACTTATTTCATGTTTAgttgactttaattttttttaaaagaaatagttacttattttcattaattctttaatttttttgaaaaaaaaatgtgcaattAGCTTGAAAAAAGTGGTTAGGAAACATGTTCTTCGTCTAGCTACATCCAACATTCTTTTTATCCTCTAGTCAATTGATCTATAATTCtcctttttatctattttgcaAGTCAAAATTCGTGAGTTGGATCCGTTTGTATTTCGATCTGGTGAACTCAGGATTTTATAAATGTCCATTTCCTTTATAATAAGTGTACtggtttcattcttttttttttttttttttgaaaacaacAACTTATGAAtagaattcaaattaaaaaagtaaagaaaaagacttCAGtctgagagagagaaaggttctCCATATTTTAGCCtcttataatagaaaaaaaaaacaaatcatttttaaGGGTTATTAAGGAATATTTTAAAGGTATTGATTgaacaataacaatataaattttatttaaattatagtaagatatattaataacattaaatattataaaaattttcaatttcgatCAGTATTAggtttttaatacaattataattACCAGACCGTCAGGCAAGGCTGATAGGTCCAAAATAATTGCCCCGGCCATATAATTGACAGAATTGAAATTCTATTCTCACCGATTTTTTAGCACCCTATTTTATtctgaaaatcaatttttgaaatgtaaaaatatattttgaaaactgcctttaaaatgtaaagaaaagTGTAAGGGAATATGAAGAGCAGAAACGTGGTTCAAATAGAATTCCCCCTACTTAATGATTCCTGAAACTGGGCTGATTTGAATTGTGAACTAAACTAAACAGATGCACCTAAggtgaaattaaaattgtctgttatttttatattgtctattatttttatctttctaaaatcatgtaaaattaaaattatccttGAATCAATACTAGTGTAAAATGTTGAAAAGTCATTCATATGAGGTACCAAACATTATCCTCAACTGGATAACAATTTTAAgtctttaaactttaaaatgagATAAATGTGATGCTTGCGTatcattttgaaatattatgTTCAGagtgtgtttttttatattattctttaagTATGACCGAGACTGTTTGTTTTCATTCAAGAGACTAAGGCCATAcgtttttattaatgttttccAGATAAGATATCcatgtattatattattattttaagattttacaTATGTTTGGTATGGTTTGGGCACATCTTGTGTTCAAATTCAtgtgttattaataaaatttcttctttgcctttcatttttttaaattattaaactaatggttactatttatttattttcttaaattttaactcTTTAGAATAttacaatatttaatttcaggttattttttataataaaaaaatatttcaatttatttttccacaaatatcagtttttttattttcttaaattattttacatcaaCAATGGATTTTTCTCTTCCAAAAATTAATTACCCCGCTTCTTTTTATCAAGCCAGAATATATCATCTTTGAAGCAGCTTAATCTCTTGAAACAGTATTGCAAAATTAAtttggtgtatatatatatatatatatatatatatatatatatatatatatatatatagagagagagagagagagagagagagagagagagagagagagagagagagagagagagagagagagagtccaTAGCTCCAGAAGAGACAAAGGACAATAATGGCCTTATGAAAATATTCATACAAATTTCAAGCAGTAATCCCTATTGAAATCTAGTCAAGTCTTGCAAATGGATGGTATAGAATGCAAGCTTTGGCTCCTTGcatgttttaataaattttctttttgttttgtaatcaagttAGGAAAAGTAGAATATATAGTAGATGTCAACTGGATATGTATCAAATCAGATATAATATTATACTAGCAGGTTCCAATCTGAGGATGCAGAAACAAACTTTCAAATTCCTAATCATGGGACTCTTGAGAGCATCATTTCAGCCACAAAGTGAAGGGAATGATTTACTCTTAACTTGCCCATTCATTAGGAGCACTGTTACAAATGACATAAATTTGACGAAAACTTTAAACATTTaacaacatgaaaaaaaaaatattaccaaaATCAAGCACTCTAACCAATGAATGTGATGTGAGAACCAAGAAATGAATGTGACTTTTACCCCACAATAAGAGAACCATCTCTAGTTATGTTAAcacaattcaataaataaaaaaatgagccACCAAAGCTATCAAATAGCCTTGTTTTGTGTTTTGAACATGTTACTTTCCTATAGTTGCTCCCTTGGGTTGTGGTTTTCTCAAGCAGCCCCCTCGTGCGTGAGGGGATGCCAACTCAAAAGGACAAGTCAAGAAAATGCATAAGCATTGTAGATTGCGTTTATGACCAGCCAATTCAAGCTGTGAATTTGCAAGGTGTGCACAAGTACCAATAGATTCAATGTGTGCATGTGCTTGTTCAATTCCCTCACAACCAAGGGAATATACATAGAAGCAAATAAAGGGTATAACCAGATAAATCTTgtcatgaaaggaaaaaaaatgcaattatcACTGTTTTTATTACTATAATtatgactttttttaattatttttggtacATGTTGAATTGAGttgttctttttaatttttggttgaCATATTGGGGTGTTGGTTTAATTATAAAGTTCACGGGAAAAGAAAGAGatgttctaaaatttaaaaggatGGGACCAGAAATTAGGAGCATATTCGTGTATTAAATATTAAGGAAAAGACTTGGACCAAAGACATGAATCCAAAATGCAATTGGATAACCACAAAGTGCCTAATCAACTAGCAACGGCTTGATCTAACTTGTAATCTATTTTTGAAAATGCAACTCCATTAAAATCTGGAAAAGAAAACTTTATTGTCTTcagtgattttattttatttgagctcaagtagtcaaacaaaaaaaatgtaattggaTATAAAGTTCacacaaattatttttcaatcacaCTCAGCTGCACATATCATTATTGCAAGAAATATTAAACATGTGATTATGTGAAtactttattttgaaaatttatactAGAGTTGACTTCAGATTTAAATTGTAAAGGTTCTAACAAAGAAGGCTATTGCAAGGGGCTGAGATGTGAAACAAAAAGTGTTCTTTATAGAAGGTGATATACTTGTACAAATATTGTATGAAACTATGAATTATTCTGAGACAAACTTAATCGCTTTAATAATCCTCCACAAGCTTTCATTCGGGGTAttactctttttattatttattttgtgtactACTCATTACATCAACCAACTCTTACtcatctaataaaataaaataaagatataagaGGAATACCATACCAACTGAAATTTCagcatttgaaaatgaaaatgaaaatgaaccaCCACACCCCTGAATGTAAGCCAAAAGTTGAATTGAAGCCATCTTGTGTCAATTTAATTCTTTCAATCTTTGgctgattttgatttgttttttttttcttttgatctttGAAACTACCGATGGAATGAATACATTGGCAAAAGCTGGAAGGTACAAAATTACAGCTCCAAACAAGTTGTAACAGACAAGGGCCCTAATTGCCAATGAGGTATCCTATATTGTTTGCTTTTTACTCATAAAGTTACAttccaaagaaaaagaaggaataaaTCCCACTTCCACCAACCTATAAGAATATCACTCCCACTAACTCTGTTTCTCCTCTGTTACCACTCTGCCCCAAAACAGAGCAAAACAGAGGATCCACTCCACCACTACTCCTAATGGATCCTCCACCCCTCTCTGCCACCACTCAAAAAAACCATCCTGACTCAGTAGAGTCTTTCTCTCCACGTTCCCGAAACTCGGAAACGTGGAATGATGAGACTCTACCGGCCGTTCCTGGCGCCAAGCTGCGCCTCATGTGCAGCTACGGTGGCCACATCATGCCACGCCCTCACGATAAGTCTCTCTGCTATGTCGGCGGTGACACGAGGATCGTCGTTGTGGACCGCCATTCGTCGTTGAAAGACTTGTGTGCAAGGCTTTCCCGAACCATTCTCAATGGAAGACCCTTCACACTCAAGTACCAGCTTCCCAATGAAGACCTTGATAGCCTAATCACTGTTACCACTGACGAAGACCTTGACAACATGGTGGAAGAGTATGATCGTATAATGGCAAAAGGTTCGGCTTCTTCGCGGCTCAGGTTGTTCTTGTTCTTCACCAAACCTGAGGCCACAGTTTCAATGGGGTCACTCCTTGATGATTCCAAGTCAGAGACATGGTTTGTTGATGCACTTAACAACTCTGGCATGATATCAAGAGTGGTGTCAGATTCTGCTGCAGGGGATTCCTTTGTTAACCTTGatggtgttggtgttggtgttggtgttggtgttaGTGCTAGTGGTTCAAGCAACAACTTGGAGGCTTTGCCTGATGCTAACAACTGCAAGGTTAAGAATTTGCCTGAAGTGGTGCAAGTGCAATCAACACCTGGTTCACCTATGATGGAGAACAACagttcttcttctccttctttctctccTTCTCTAGCTAATCTACCTCCGATTCGGGTTCGTGTTGATGACAATGGTAGTAGGCTTCATCAAGAGAACAAGGTCGGGATGGTGGTGGAGGAGCAGTTTGCTCAGATGACAATTGCAAGTGGGGTGAAGCCAGATGATGGATTGGTGAATGTTGTTTCTTCTACAGTGCCTGTGCCTGTAATTCCTGCAGCTGTGACCATGGCATCAGTTGGGGTGATTACTACTAGTGATAATGTGATGAATAGAGTTGTTTATGAGGATGAGAGGTCAGATCCTGGGTTTCGGAAGCCCCCTTTGCCAATGCAGCTTGTGCAGCCTAGGACTAGTGGTGGCGTGGGTTTGCCTTCTCCTGATTCA
It contains:
- the LOC100797907 gene encoding uncharacterized protein, producing the protein MDPPPLSATTQKNHPDSVESFSPRSRNSETWNDETLPAVPGAKLRLMCSYGGHIMPRPHDKSLCYVGGDTRIVVVDRHSSLKDLCARLSRTILNGRPFTLKYQLPNEDLDSLITVTTDEDLDNMVEEYDRIMAKGSASSRLRLFLFFTKPEATVSMGSLLDDSKSETWFVDALNNSGMISRVVSDSAAGDSFVNLDGVGVGVGVGVSASGSSNNLEALPDANNCKVKNLPEVVQVQSTPGSPMMENNSSSSPSFSPSLANLPPIRVRVDDNGSRLHQENKVGMVVEEQFAQMTIASGVKPDDGLVNVVSSTVPVPVIPAAVTMASVGVITTSDNVMNRVVYEDERSDPGFRKPPLPMQLVQPRTSGGVGLPSPDSVASDSSIASANSFSKTVYYQDQVQATLLDNKVVAAMPNAKSEISDQMIQVQGQLQDSGYTLPPQLDQTKQQFQQQQPLIHANNHYIHHPAATGPVPVSSYYPVYAPPPQLQQLHPHISQQQYPVYVMPVGPTQVTQPYNMALQHNISDPNVVASSRPLMPQSVVTSAAYKDGTPPIYSTKSLSPTMAPSNPGYAPIPTNQFQPQYVGLSQFHHQPQSIAVAPSSTTTTTTNYGYEYGGHVQDQAYYTQQQTTNATLLPQYQSMTPAAAAAALSDASKQFPADNIQQPNRASQPV